One region of Juglans regia cultivar Chandler chromosome 4, Walnut 2.0, whole genome shotgun sequence genomic DNA includes:
- the LOC109006795 gene encoding uncharacterized protein LOC109006795 — MAHQEGGWPLGLRPLNARVGLVRTRDLPGSISFSSTLLTGSPTSSAVSSSDLDTESTGSFFDITLGSLVGVTRILELSRSRRSTRGRAEENVRDRKNNKAKPWLFSLCSKQSTDAVNARNTSSLGNFLEAERRSSAATASVYRRRNQSPTNLTISDANSLFVGGGQVAAPQSSAANLRENGGRQSNFFLHGNGYGRMGFHYYYRIRACLYTP, encoded by the exons ATGGCTCATCAG GAAGGGGGATGGCCTTTGGGGTTGAGGCCACTGAATGCGAGAGTAGGGTTGGTGCGAACTCGTGATTTGCCTGGATCAATCTCCTTCAGTAGCACTTTACTCACCGGTTCTCCCACGTCCTCCGCCGTTTCTTCTTCAGATCTTGATACCGAG TCCACTGGATCATTCTTCGATATCACGCTTGGCAGCCTCGTTGGAGTCACTCGCATTTTAGAGCTTTCCCGAAGTCGAAGATCGACGAGGGGAAGAGCTGAAGAAAACGTGAGAGACAGAAAGAACAACAAGGCCAAGCCTTGGTTGTTCTCACTTTGCTCAAAACAAAGCACTGATGCAGTGAATGCgagaaatacttcatctcttGGTAACTTTCTTGAAGCAGAAAGGAGATCATCGGCTGCAACTGCAAGTGTATACAGACGAAGAAATCAGAGTCCAACCAACCTGACCATCTCGGATGCCAACTCCCTGTTTGTGGGTGGCGGCCAAGTTGCTGCTCCCCAATCAAGTGCTGCAAATCTGCGTGAGAATGGTGGAAGACAATCCAACTTCTTTTTACATGGCAATGGGTATGGCCGTATGGGATTCCATTACTATTATCGTATTCGTGCATGCCTTTATACCCCATAA